In the genome of Caulobacter flavus, the window CGATCTCTCGAATCGCTGTCCGCGCGCCGCCTCTAGCGGGCGACGCTGGCGCGCGCGCGCTTGAGGCCCGGACGGGTGCTCGGCGCGCCGGCCTCGTTCTGCTCGAGGGCCGACAGCAGGTCGGCCTTCAGCGCCGAGACCTTGCGGCCGTCGGCCAGCTTCCCGCCCTCGGCCGTCTGCACGTAGAAGGCGTCGACCGCCCGCTCGCCATAGCCGTCGATGTGGGCCGACTGGATGGACAGGCCGTTGTCGGCCAGCGTCCGGGCCAGGGCCTGCAGCAGGCCGGGGCGGTCGCGGCCCGAAGCCTCGACCACCGTGGCCTCGTGCGAGGCCTCGTTGTCGATGACGACGGTGGGGGCGATGGCGAAGGCCGCCGTGCGCGCCAGCTCGCCGCCGCGCCGGGCCTCGACATTGACGCCCTCGCCGCGGCCTGCGGCTTCCAGGGCGTCGGCCAGGCGGCGCAGGGCTCGGGGGTTCTCGCAGCCCAGCGCCGAGCCGGTGACGTCCTGGACGTAGAAGACGTCCAGCGCCTGGCCCTGGCGGGAGGTGAAGACCCGCGCGCCGACCACGTTGCCGCCCAGCGACGAGATGGCCAGGGCCAGGTCGGCGAACAGGCCGCGACGGTCCTTGGCGGCGACGACGATCTCGGCCGCGTTGGCCCCGGGATTGACCTTGCCCTCGGCGGCGGCGCCGCCCTGGATGGCGGCCCGGCGGGCCAGGGCGGCATGATCGAGCAGGTCCTGCGGGCCGAAGGCGCCGAAATAGGCGTCCTCCATGGCCGCGGCCCAGCCCTTGGCGGCGGGGTCGGCGGCGATCAGGGCCTCGCGTGAGACGGCCGCGGCGGCCTCCTGGTGGCGCTGGACGTTGGCGGTGGCGTCACTGCCCCGTCCGCCCCGGAAAACGGCCTCCGTGGCGTTGTAGAGCTCGCGCAGCAGCTGGCCCTTCCAGCCGTTCCACACGCCGGGTCCCACGGCCCGGATATCGGCCACGGTGATCACCAGCAGCAGGCGCAGGCGCTCGGGGTTCTCGACGATGCGGGCGAAGGCCGCGACCGTGCCGGGATCCGACACGTCGCGCTTCTGGGCGAAGTCGCTCATCACGAGGTGGTTCTCGACCAGCCAGGCCACCAGCTCGACCTTGGTGCGCTCCACGCCCAGGCGTTCGCAGGCGCTGCGGGCCGATCGGGCCCCGGCCTTTTCCTGGCCGCCGACGCCGCCCTTGCCGGTGTCGTGCAGCAGCATGGCCAGGAACAGGGCCTCGCGGTCCTCGATCAGCGGCATGATCGACACGGCCAGCGGATGGTCCTCCGACAGGCGGCCGGCCGCCATGTCGCCGATCAGGCCCACGGCCCGCAGGGTGTGCTCGTCCACCGTGTACGAGTGGTACATGTTGAACTGCATCTGGGCGACGACGCGGCCGAACTCCGGAATGAAGCGGCCCAGCAC includes:
- a CDS encoding [protein-PII] uridylyltransferase, which codes for MPRRLRPTPLEHVVDGHALRARLSAAALDAIGDEAAQRARAIDILKQALFRGRMIAKERLENGAGGVETARLLSGVTDEVITALYDFTTVHVFRARNPTEGERLALLAVGGYGRATLAPFSDIDLLFLRPYKQTPHVESVIEYMLYALWDLGFKVGHASRTIEECVRLSKEDFTIRTSILEARRLTGDERLAADLKRRFRDEVMKGTGQQFVAAKLKERDDRQARAGASRYMVEPNVKEGKGGLRDLHTLVWIAEYLHPVDAPEDVFKMEVFSGRETKAFIRAFDFLHAVRAHLHFTTGRPEERLTFDLQPEIARRMGYGDRGDAPAVERFMRRYFLIAKEVGALTRAFSAKLEAEHFKNEPKGISRFLPGAKPKRKTLDAPGFYEDGGRLNIDGPTVFEADPVNLIRLFRIADERDLDLHPDAFTAVTRHLGLITSKVRRDPEATRAFLDLLARGKRSYRTLTLMNDAGVLGRFIPEFGRVVAQMQFNMYHSYTVDEHTLRAVGLIGDMAAGRLSEDHPLAVSIMPLIEDREALFLAMLLHDTGKGGVGGQEKAGARSARSACERLGVERTKVELVAWLVENHLVMSDFAQKRDVSDPGTVAAFARIVENPERLRLLLVITVADIRAVGPGVWNGWKGQLLRELYNATEAVFRGGRGSDATANVQRHQEAAAAVSREALIAADPAAKGWAAAMEDAYFGAFGPQDLLDHAALARRAAIQGGAAAEGKVNPGANAAEIVVAAKDRRGLFADLALAISSLGGNVVGARVFTSRQGQALDVFYVQDVTGSALGCENPRALRRLADALEAAGRGEGVNVEARRGGELARTAAFAIAPTVVIDNEASHEATVVEASGRDRPGLLQALARTLADNGLSIQSAHIDGYGERAVDAFYVQTAEGGKLADGRKVSALKADLLSALEQNEAGAPSTRPGLKRARASVAR